One window of the Prionailurus bengalensis isolate Pbe53 chromosome E1, Fcat_Pben_1.1_paternal_pri, whole genome shotgun sequence genome contains the following:
- the TMEM88 gene encoding transmembrane protein 88 — translation MADVPGAQRAAPGGGPEPRDPLDCWACAVLVTAQNLLVAAFNLLLLALVLGTILLPAVTMLGFGFLCHSQFLRSQAPPCTAHLRDPGFTALLVTGFLLLVPLLVLALASYRRLCLRLRLADCLVPYSRALYRRRRAPQPRPTRASPGSQAGSTSGKVWV, via the exons ATGGCGGATGTCCCCGGGGCGCAGCGAGCGGCTCCGGGCGGCGGCCCGGAGCCCCGGGACCCCCTGGACTGCTGGGCCTGCGCCGTGCTGGTCACGGCCCAGAATCTGCTGGTAGCGGCCTTCAACCTCCTCCTGCTGGCGCTCGTGCTGGGGACCATCCTGCTGCCCGCTGTCACCATGCTGGGCTTCGGCTTCCTCTGCCACTCCCAG TTCCTGCGCTCCCAGGCGCCGCCTTGCACGGCGCACCTGCGGGACCCGGGCTTCACGGCCCTGCTGGTCACCGGATTCCTGCTCCTCGTGCCGCTGCTCGTGCTCGCCCTGGCCAGCTACCGCCGCCTTTGCCTGCGCCTCCGCCTGGCCGACTGCCTCGTGCCCTACAGCCGAGCCCTTTACCGGCGCCGGCGCGCCCCGCAGCCGCGGCCAACCCGGGCCTCACCAGGGTCCCAGGCCGGCTCCACATCAGGGAAGGTCTGGGTTTGA
- the KDM6B gene encoding lysine-specific demethylase 6B isoform X1: protein MHRAVDPPGARAAREAFALGGLSCAGAWSSCPPHPPPRSAWLPGGRCSASIGQPPLSAPLPPSHGSSSGHPNKPYYAPGTPAPRPLHGKLESLHGCVQALLREPAQPGLWEQLGQLYESEHDSEEAIRCYHSALRYGGSLAELGPRIGRLQQAQFWNFHAGSCQHRAKVLPPLEQVWNLLHLEHKRNYGAKRGGPPVKRAAEPPVVQPVPPAALSGPSGDEGLSPGGKRRRGCGSEQTGLPPGLPLPPPPLPPPPPPPPPPPPPPLPGLGTSPPFQLSKPGLWSALHGDVWGPERKGSAPPERQEQRHSLPHPYPYPAPAYAAHPPGHRLVPAAPPGPGPRPPGAESHGCPPATRPPGSDLRESRVQRSRMDSSVSPAATTACVPYAPSRPPGLPGPTSSSSSSSSNNTGLRAAEPSPGIPGADHYQTPALDVSSHQGRLGPSAHSSRKPFLAAPAATPHLSLPPGPPSPPPPPCPRLLRPPPPPAWLKGPACRAAREDGEIFEELFFGSEGRPRPPPPPLPHREGFLGPPAPRFSVGTQDSHTPPTPPATSSSNHGSHSSSPTGPVSFPPPPYLARSLDPLPRPPSPNLSPQDPPLAPLTLALPPAPPSSCHQNTSGSFRRPESPRPRVSFPKTPEVGPGPPPGPLNKAPQPVPPRVGELPARGPRLFDFPPTPLEDQFEEPAEFKILPDGLANIMKMLDESIRKEEEQQQEAGAAPPPPLKEPFSSLQPPFPSDTTPAATATAAQEEEKKPPPALPPPPPLAKFPPPPPLPPPAGPASLLKSLASVLEGQKYCYRGTGAALATRPGPLPATQYSPGPPSGATAPPPASAAPSAQGSPQPSAPSASHFSTSGGPWARERGAGEEPAPGPMTPAPPPPPLPLPPARSESEVLEEISRACETLVERVGRSATDPAGPVDTAGPVDTAGPVDSGTERLLPPAQAREESGGVAAAAAGPGSSSKRRQKEHQKEHQKEHRRHRRACKDSVGRRPREGRAKTKAKAPKEKSRRVLGNLDLQSEEIQGREKARPDLGGASKAKPPTAPAPPPAPAPPAQPTAPSAPVPGKKAREEAPGPPGVSRADMLKLRSLSEGPPKELKIRLIKVESGDKETFIASEVEERRLRMADLTISHCAADVVRASKNAKVKGKFRESYLSPAQSVKPKINTEEKLPREKLNPPTPSIYLESKRDAFSPVLLQFCTDPRNPITVIRGLAGSLRLNLGLFSTKTLVEASGEHTVEVRTQVQQPSDENWDLTGTRQIWPCESSRSHTTIAKYAQYQASSFQESLQEEKESEDEEAEEPDSTTGTPPSSAPDPKNHHIIKFGTNIDLSDAKRWKPQLQELLKLPAFMRVTSTGNMLSHVGHTILGMNTVQLYMKVPGSRTPGHQENNNFCSVNINIGPGDCEWFAVHEHYWETISAFCDRHGVDYLTGSWWPILDDLYASNIPVYRFVQRPGDLVWINAGTVHWVQATGWCNNIAWNVGPLTAYQYQLALERYEWNEVKNVKSIVPMIHVSWNVARTVKISDPDLFKMIKFCLLQSMKHCQVQRESLVRAGKKIAYQGRVKDEPAYYCNECDVEVFNILFVTSENGSRNTYLVHCEACARRRSAGLQGVVVLEQYRTEELAQAYDAFTLAPASASR from the exons ATGCATCGGGCAGTGGACCCTCCAGGGGCCCGCGCTGCACGGGAAGCCTTTGCCCTCGGGGGCTTGAGCTGTGCTGGGGCCTGGAGCTCCTGCCCGCCCCATCCCCCTCCTCGAAGCGCATGGCTGCCTGGAGGCAG GTGCTCTGCCAGCATCGGGCAGCCCCCACTCTCTGCTCCCCTACCCCCTTCACATGGCAGTAGCTCTGGACACCCCAACAAACCGTATTATGCTCCAGG GACCCCCGCCCCGAGACCCCTCCACGGGAAGCTGGAATCCCTGCATGGCTGTGTGCAGGCACTGCTCCGAGAGCCGGCCCAGCCGGGGCTGTGGGAGCAGCTGGGGCAGCTATACGAGTCCGAGCACGACAGCGAGGAGGCCATTCGCTGCTATCACAGCGCCCTTCGATACGGAGGAAGCTTGGCTGAGTTGGGGCCCCGCATCGGCCGACTACAGCAG GCCCAGTTCTGGAACTTTCACGCCGGCTCCTGCCAGCACCGAGCCAAGGTCCTGCCCCCCCTGGAGCAAGTGTGGAACTTGCTGCACCTTGAG caCAAGCGGAACTATGGGGCCAAGCGGGGCGGTCCCCCCGTGAAGCGAGCCGCTGAGCCCCCAGTGGTGCAGCCCGTGCCTCCTGCGGCGCTCTCAGGCCCCTCGGGGGACGAGGGCCTCAGCCCCGGGGGCAAGCGCAGGAGAGGCTGCGGCTCTGAGCAG ACTGGCCTTCCCCCGGGGCTGCCGCTGCCCCCGCCGCCactgcccccaccgcccccgccgccccccccgccgccgcccccacccctgcctggccTCGGCACTAGCCCTCCGTTTCAGCTGAGCAAGCCAGGGCTGTGGAGCGCCCTGCATGGAGATGTCTGGGGCCCCGAGCGCAAGGGTTCAGCACCCCCGGAGCGCCAG GAGCAGCGGCACTCGCTGCCTCACCCGTATCCGTACCCGGCTCCGGCCTACGCCGCGCACCCCCCTGGCCACCGGCTGGTCCCGGCCGcacccccaggcccaggcccccgccccccaggagcagagagccaTGGCTGCCCGCCTGCCACCCGTCCCCCCGGAAGTGACCTTAGAGAGAGCAGAGTTCAGAGGTCGCGGATGGACTCCAGCGTTTCACCAGCAGCAACCACCGCCTGCGTGCCTTACGCCCCTTCCCGGCCCCCTGGCCTCCCCGgccccaccagcagcagcagtagcagcagcagcaacaacaccGGTCTCCGGGCCGCGGAGCCGAGCCCAGGCATT CCCGGCGCTGATCATTACCAAACTCCCGCGCTGGACGTCTCCTCTCACCAAGGCCGCCTGGGGCCCTCGGCACACAGCAGTCGGAAACCGTTCCTGGCGGCTCCCGCTGCCACTCCTCACCTGTCCCTGCCGCCCGGCCCCCCCTCGCCGCCTCCGCCGCCCTGTCCCCGCCTCTTACGCCCTCCGCCCCCCCCTGCCTGGCTGAAGGGCCCGGCCTGCCGGGCAGCCCGCGAGGATGGGGAGATCTTCGAGGAGCTCTTCTTTGGGTCTGAGGGacgcccccgccctcccccaccacccctcccccaccgcgaGGGCTTCTTGGGGCCTCCGGCTCCCCGCTTTTCTGTGGGCACTCAGGATTCGCACACCCCTCCGACTCCCCCAGCCACCAGCAGCAGCAACCATGGCAGCCACAGCAGCAGCCCCACAGGGCCCGTGTCCTTCCCCCCGCCTCCCTACCTGGCCAGAAGTTTGGACCCCCTTCCCCGGCCCCCCAGCCCCAATCTGAGCCCCCAGGACCCACCTCTTGCGCCCTTGACTCTcgccctgcctccagctcctccctcctcctgccaccAAAATACCTCAGGAAGCTTCAGGCGCCCGGAGAGCCCTCGGCCCAGGGTCTCCTTCCCAAAGACCCCCGAGGTGGGGCCGggcccccccccaggccccttgAATAAAGCCCCCCAGCCTGTGCCGCCCAGGGTCGGGGAGCTGCCTGCCCGAGGCCCGCGGCTCTTCGACTTTCCCCCTACCCCGCTGGAGGACCAGTTTGAGGAGCCGGCTGAGTTCAAGATCCTCCCCGATGGGCTGGCCAACATCATGAAGATGCTGGACGAATCCATTCGCAAGGAGGAGGAACAGCAACAGGAGGCGGGcgcagcccccccgcccccgctgaaGGAGCCCTTTTCGTCTCTGCAGCCTCCGTTCCCTAGTGACACAACCCCGGCCGCCACTGCCACCGCCgcccaggaagaggagaagaagccACCACCAGCCCTGCCGCCACCGCCGCCTCTAGCCAAGTTTCCTCCGCCGCCCCCGCTCCCCCCACCGGCCGGCCCGGCCAGCCTGCTCAAGTCCTTGGCCTCCGTGCTGGAGGGACAGAAGTACTGTTACCGGGGGACTGGAGCCGCCCTCGCCACCCGGCCCGGGCCCTTGCCCGCCACTCAGTATTCGCCAGGCCCCCCATCAGGTGCTAccgccccgccgcccgcctcGGCGGCCCCTAGCGCCCAGGGCTCCCCGCAGCCCTCCGCTCCCTCGGCATCTCACTTCTCTACCTCAGGCGGGCCCTGGGCCCGGGAGCGCGGGGCGGGCGAAGAGCCGGCCCCGGGCCCCAtgacccccgccccgccgcccccacccctgcctctgccccctgctcGGTCTGAGTCTGAGGTGCTAGAAGAGATCAGTCGGGCTTGTGAGACCCTTGTGGAGCGGGTGGGCCGGAGCGCCACGGACCCGGCAGGCCCGGTGGACACGGCGGGCCCGGTGGACACGGCGGGCCCAGTGGACAGCGGGACCGAGCGGCTGCTGCCTCCCGCCCAGGCCCGCGAGGAGAGTGGcggggtggcggcggcggcggcaggacCAGGCAGCAGCAGCAAGCGGCGGCAGAAAGAGCACCAGAAGGAGCACCAGAAGGAACACCGGCGGCACAGGCGGGCCTGTAAGGACAGCGTGGGTCGGCGGCCCCGAGAGGGCAGGGCAAAGACCAAGGCCAAGGCCCCCAAAGAAAAGAGCCGCCGGGTGCTGGGCAACCTGGACCTGCAGAGCGAGGAGATCCAGGGTCGCGAGAAGGCCCGGCCCGATCTTGGCGGGGCCTCCAAGGCCAAGCCACCCACGGCTCCTGCCCCTCCACCGGCCCCCGcgccccctgcccagcccacaGCGCCCTCGGCTCCCGTTCCCGGGAAGAAGGCTCGCGAGGAAGCACCAGGGCCACCAGGTGTCAGCCGGGCTGACATGTTAAAGCTGCGCTCACTCAGCGAAGGGCCCCCCAAGGAGCTGAAGATCCGCCTCATCAAGGTGGAGAGTGGGGACAAGGAGACCTTCATCGCCTCCGAGGTGGAGGAGCGGAGGCTGCGCATGGCGGACCTCACCATCAGCCACTGCGCTGCTGACGTCGTGCGTGCCAGCAA GAATGCCAAGGTGAAAGGGAAGTTTCGAGAGTCCTACCTTTCCCCTGCCCAGTCTGTGAAACCGAAGATCAACACTGAGGAGAAGCTGCCCCGGGAAAAACTCAACCCGCCCACACCCAGCATCTAT CTGGAGAGCAAACGGGATGCCTTCTCACCTGTGCTGCTGCAGTTCTGCACAGACCCTCGGAATCCCATCACCGTGATCCGGGGCCTGGCGGGCTCCCTGCGGCTCA ACTTGGGCCTCTTCTCCACCAAGACGCTGGTGGAGGCGAGCGGCGAGCACACGGTGGAGGTGCGCACCCAGGTACAGCAGCCTTCGGACGAGAACTGGGACCTGACGGGCACGCGGCAGATCTGGCCGTGTGAGAGCTCCCGCTCGCACACCACCATCGCCAAGTACGCGCAGTACCAGGCCTCGTCCTTCCAGGAGTCCCTGCAG gaggagaaggaaagcgaggatgaggaggcagaggagcccGACAGCACCACGGGGACCCCTCCTAG CAGCGCGCCAGACCCGAAGAACCATCACATCATTAAGTTCGGCACCAACATCGACCTGTCTGATGCCAAGCG GTGGAAACCCCAGCTACAGGAGCTGCTGAAGCTGCCCGCCTTCATGCGGGTCACCTCCACGGGCAACATGCTGAGCCACGTGGGCCACACCATCCTGGGCATGAACACCGTGCAGCTGTACATGAAGGTTCCCGGCAGCCGAACGCCAG GCCACCAGGAGAACAACAACTTCTGCTCCGTCAACATCAACATCGGCCCTGGCGACTGCGAGTGGTTTGCGGTGCACGAGCACTACTGGGAGACTATCAGCGCCTTCTGCGACCG GCACGGCGTGGACTACCTGACTGGTTCCTGGTGGCCAATCCTGGATGACCTCTATGCTTCCAATATCCCCGTGTACCGCTTCGTGCAGCGCCCCGGAGACCTGGTGTGGATTAACGCGGGCACCGTGCACTGGGTGCAGGCCACCGGCTGGTGCAACAACATTGCCTGGAACGTGGGGCCCCTCACCG CCTATCAGTACCAGCTGGCCCTGGAACGATACGAGTGGAACGAGGTGAAGAACGTCAAGTCCATCGTGCCCATGATTCACGTGTCCTGGAACGTGGCTCGCACGGTCAAAATCAGCGACCCGGACCTGTTCAAGATGATCAA GTTCTGCCTCCTGCAGTCCATGAAGCACTGCCAGGTGCAGCGCGAGAGCCTGGTGCGGGCCGGGAAGAAGATAGCCTACCAGGGCCGGGTCAAGGACGAGCCCGCCTACTACTGCAACGAGTGCGAC GTGGAGGTGTTCAACATCCTGTTCGTGACCAGCGAGAACGGCAGCCGCAACACGTACCTGGTGCACTGCGAGGCGTGCGCGCGGCGGCGCAGCGCGGGCCTGCAGGGCGTGGTGGTGCTGGAGCAGTACCGCACCGAGGAGCTGGCGCAGGCCTACGACGCCTTCACGCTG GCCCCCGCCAGCGCGTCGCGATGA
- the KDM6B gene encoding lysine-specific demethylase 6B isoform X2 — protein MHRAVDPPGARAAREAFALGGLSCAGAWSSCPPHPPPRSAWLPGGRCSASIGQPPLSAPLPPSHGSSSGHPNKPYYAPGTPAPRPLHGKLESLHGCVQALLREPAQPGLWEQLGQLYESEHDSEEAIRCYHSALRYGGSLAELGPRIGRLQQAQFWNFHAGSCQHRAKVLPPLEQVWNLLHLEHKRNYGAKRGGPPVKRAAEPPVVQPVPPAALSGPSGDEGLSPGGKRRRGCGSEQTGLPPGLPLPPPPLPPPPPPPPPPPPPPLPGLGTSPPFQLSKPGLWSALHGDVWGPERKGSAPPERQEQRHSLPHPYPYPAPAYAAHPPGHRLVPAAPPGPGPRPPGAESHGCPPATRPPGSDLRESRVQRSRMDSSVSPAATTACVPYAPSRPPGLPGPTSSSSSSSSNNTGLRAAEPSPGIPGADHYQTPALDVSSHQGRLGPSAHSSRKPFLAAPAATPHLSLPPGPPSPPPPPCPRLLRPPPPPAWLKGPACRAAREDGEIFEELFFGSEGRPRPPPPPLPHREGFLGPPAPRFSVGTQDSHTPPTPPATSSSNHGSHSSSPTGPVSFPPPPYLARSLDPLPRPPSPNLSPQDPPLAPLTLALPPAPPSSCHQNTSGSFRRPESPRPRVSFPKTPEVGPGPPPGPLNKAPQPVPPRVGELPARGPRLFDFPPTPLEDQFEEPAEFKILPDGLANIMKMLDESIRKEEEQQQEAGAAPPPPLKEPFSSLQPPFPSDTTPAATATAAQEEEKKPPPALPPPPPLAKFPPPPPLPPPAGPASLLKSLASVLEGQKYCYRGTGAALATRPGPLPATQYSPGPPSGATAPPPASAAPSAQGSPQPSAPSASHFSTSGGPWARERGAGEEPAPGPMTPAPPPPPLPLPPARSESEVLEEISRACETLVERVGRSATDPAGPVDTAGPVDTAGPVDSGTERLLPPAQAREESGGVAAAAAGPGSSSKRRQKEHQKEHQKEHRRHRRACKDSVGRRPREGRAKTKAKAPKEKSRRVLGNLDLQSEEIQGREKARPDLGGASKAKPPTAPAPPPAPAPPAQPTAPSAPVPGKKAREEAPGPPGVSRADMLKLRSLSEGPPKELKIRLIKVESGDKETFIASEVEERRLRMADLTISHCAADVVRASKNAKVKGKFRESYLSPAQSVKPKINTEEKLPREKLNPPTPSIYLESKRDAFSPVLLQFCTDPRNPITVIRGLAGSLRLNLGLFSTKTLVEASGEHTVEVRTQVQQPSDENWDLTGTRQIWPCESSRSHTTIAKYAQYQASSFQESLQEEKESEDEEAEEPDSTTGTPPSAPDPKNHHIIKFGTNIDLSDAKRWKPQLQELLKLPAFMRVTSTGNMLSHVGHTILGMNTVQLYMKVPGSRTPGHQENNNFCSVNINIGPGDCEWFAVHEHYWETISAFCDRHGVDYLTGSWWPILDDLYASNIPVYRFVQRPGDLVWINAGTVHWVQATGWCNNIAWNVGPLTAYQYQLALERYEWNEVKNVKSIVPMIHVSWNVARTVKISDPDLFKMIKFCLLQSMKHCQVQRESLVRAGKKIAYQGRVKDEPAYYCNECDVEVFNILFVTSENGSRNTYLVHCEACARRRSAGLQGVVVLEQYRTEELAQAYDAFTLAPASASR, from the exons ATGCATCGGGCAGTGGACCCTCCAGGGGCCCGCGCTGCACGGGAAGCCTTTGCCCTCGGGGGCTTGAGCTGTGCTGGGGCCTGGAGCTCCTGCCCGCCCCATCCCCCTCCTCGAAGCGCATGGCTGCCTGGAGGCAG GTGCTCTGCCAGCATCGGGCAGCCCCCACTCTCTGCTCCCCTACCCCCTTCACATGGCAGTAGCTCTGGACACCCCAACAAACCGTATTATGCTCCAGG GACCCCCGCCCCGAGACCCCTCCACGGGAAGCTGGAATCCCTGCATGGCTGTGTGCAGGCACTGCTCCGAGAGCCGGCCCAGCCGGGGCTGTGGGAGCAGCTGGGGCAGCTATACGAGTCCGAGCACGACAGCGAGGAGGCCATTCGCTGCTATCACAGCGCCCTTCGATACGGAGGAAGCTTGGCTGAGTTGGGGCCCCGCATCGGCCGACTACAGCAG GCCCAGTTCTGGAACTTTCACGCCGGCTCCTGCCAGCACCGAGCCAAGGTCCTGCCCCCCCTGGAGCAAGTGTGGAACTTGCTGCACCTTGAG caCAAGCGGAACTATGGGGCCAAGCGGGGCGGTCCCCCCGTGAAGCGAGCCGCTGAGCCCCCAGTGGTGCAGCCCGTGCCTCCTGCGGCGCTCTCAGGCCCCTCGGGGGACGAGGGCCTCAGCCCCGGGGGCAAGCGCAGGAGAGGCTGCGGCTCTGAGCAG ACTGGCCTTCCCCCGGGGCTGCCGCTGCCCCCGCCGCCactgcccccaccgcccccgccgccccccccgccgccgcccccacccctgcctggccTCGGCACTAGCCCTCCGTTTCAGCTGAGCAAGCCAGGGCTGTGGAGCGCCCTGCATGGAGATGTCTGGGGCCCCGAGCGCAAGGGTTCAGCACCCCCGGAGCGCCAG GAGCAGCGGCACTCGCTGCCTCACCCGTATCCGTACCCGGCTCCGGCCTACGCCGCGCACCCCCCTGGCCACCGGCTGGTCCCGGCCGcacccccaggcccaggcccccgccccccaggagcagagagccaTGGCTGCCCGCCTGCCACCCGTCCCCCCGGAAGTGACCTTAGAGAGAGCAGAGTTCAGAGGTCGCGGATGGACTCCAGCGTTTCACCAGCAGCAACCACCGCCTGCGTGCCTTACGCCCCTTCCCGGCCCCCTGGCCTCCCCGgccccaccagcagcagcagtagcagcagcagcaacaacaccGGTCTCCGGGCCGCGGAGCCGAGCCCAGGCATT CCCGGCGCTGATCATTACCAAACTCCCGCGCTGGACGTCTCCTCTCACCAAGGCCGCCTGGGGCCCTCGGCACACAGCAGTCGGAAACCGTTCCTGGCGGCTCCCGCTGCCACTCCTCACCTGTCCCTGCCGCCCGGCCCCCCCTCGCCGCCTCCGCCGCCCTGTCCCCGCCTCTTACGCCCTCCGCCCCCCCCTGCCTGGCTGAAGGGCCCGGCCTGCCGGGCAGCCCGCGAGGATGGGGAGATCTTCGAGGAGCTCTTCTTTGGGTCTGAGGGacgcccccgccctcccccaccacccctcccccaccgcgaGGGCTTCTTGGGGCCTCCGGCTCCCCGCTTTTCTGTGGGCACTCAGGATTCGCACACCCCTCCGACTCCCCCAGCCACCAGCAGCAGCAACCATGGCAGCCACAGCAGCAGCCCCACAGGGCCCGTGTCCTTCCCCCCGCCTCCCTACCTGGCCAGAAGTTTGGACCCCCTTCCCCGGCCCCCCAGCCCCAATCTGAGCCCCCAGGACCCACCTCTTGCGCCCTTGACTCTcgccctgcctccagctcctccctcctcctgccaccAAAATACCTCAGGAAGCTTCAGGCGCCCGGAGAGCCCTCGGCCCAGGGTCTCCTTCCCAAAGACCCCCGAGGTGGGGCCGggcccccccccaggccccttgAATAAAGCCCCCCAGCCTGTGCCGCCCAGGGTCGGGGAGCTGCCTGCCCGAGGCCCGCGGCTCTTCGACTTTCCCCCTACCCCGCTGGAGGACCAGTTTGAGGAGCCGGCTGAGTTCAAGATCCTCCCCGATGGGCTGGCCAACATCATGAAGATGCTGGACGAATCCATTCGCAAGGAGGAGGAACAGCAACAGGAGGCGGGcgcagcccccccgcccccgctgaaGGAGCCCTTTTCGTCTCTGCAGCCTCCGTTCCCTAGTGACACAACCCCGGCCGCCACTGCCACCGCCgcccaggaagaggagaagaagccACCACCAGCCCTGCCGCCACCGCCGCCTCTAGCCAAGTTTCCTCCGCCGCCCCCGCTCCCCCCACCGGCCGGCCCGGCCAGCCTGCTCAAGTCCTTGGCCTCCGTGCTGGAGGGACAGAAGTACTGTTACCGGGGGACTGGAGCCGCCCTCGCCACCCGGCCCGGGCCCTTGCCCGCCACTCAGTATTCGCCAGGCCCCCCATCAGGTGCTAccgccccgccgcccgcctcGGCGGCCCCTAGCGCCCAGGGCTCCCCGCAGCCCTCCGCTCCCTCGGCATCTCACTTCTCTACCTCAGGCGGGCCCTGGGCCCGGGAGCGCGGGGCGGGCGAAGAGCCGGCCCCGGGCCCCAtgacccccgccccgccgcccccacccctgcctctgccccctgctcGGTCTGAGTCTGAGGTGCTAGAAGAGATCAGTCGGGCTTGTGAGACCCTTGTGGAGCGGGTGGGCCGGAGCGCCACGGACCCGGCAGGCCCGGTGGACACGGCGGGCCCGGTGGACACGGCGGGCCCAGTGGACAGCGGGACCGAGCGGCTGCTGCCTCCCGCCCAGGCCCGCGAGGAGAGTGGcggggtggcggcggcggcggcaggacCAGGCAGCAGCAGCAAGCGGCGGCAGAAAGAGCACCAGAAGGAGCACCAGAAGGAACACCGGCGGCACAGGCGGGCCTGTAAGGACAGCGTGGGTCGGCGGCCCCGAGAGGGCAGGGCAAAGACCAAGGCCAAGGCCCCCAAAGAAAAGAGCCGCCGGGTGCTGGGCAACCTGGACCTGCAGAGCGAGGAGATCCAGGGTCGCGAGAAGGCCCGGCCCGATCTTGGCGGGGCCTCCAAGGCCAAGCCACCCACGGCTCCTGCCCCTCCACCGGCCCCCGcgccccctgcccagcccacaGCGCCCTCGGCTCCCGTTCCCGGGAAGAAGGCTCGCGAGGAAGCACCAGGGCCACCAGGTGTCAGCCGGGCTGACATGTTAAAGCTGCGCTCACTCAGCGAAGGGCCCCCCAAGGAGCTGAAGATCCGCCTCATCAAGGTGGAGAGTGGGGACAAGGAGACCTTCATCGCCTCCGAGGTGGAGGAGCGGAGGCTGCGCATGGCGGACCTCACCATCAGCCACTGCGCTGCTGACGTCGTGCGTGCCAGCAA GAATGCCAAGGTGAAAGGGAAGTTTCGAGAGTCCTACCTTTCCCCTGCCCAGTCTGTGAAACCGAAGATCAACACTGAGGAGAAGCTGCCCCGGGAAAAACTCAACCCGCCCACACCCAGCATCTAT CTGGAGAGCAAACGGGATGCCTTCTCACCTGTGCTGCTGCAGTTCTGCACAGACCCTCGGAATCCCATCACCGTGATCCGGGGCCTGGCGGGCTCCCTGCGGCTCA ACTTGGGCCTCTTCTCCACCAAGACGCTGGTGGAGGCGAGCGGCGAGCACACGGTGGAGGTGCGCACCCAGGTACAGCAGCCTTCGGACGAGAACTGGGACCTGACGGGCACGCGGCAGATCTGGCCGTGTGAGAGCTCCCGCTCGCACACCACCATCGCCAAGTACGCGCAGTACCAGGCCTCGTCCTTCCAGGAGTCCCTGCAG gaggagaaggaaagcgaggatgaggaggcagaggagcccGACAGCACCACGGGGACCCCTCCTAG CGCGCCAGACCCGAAGAACCATCACATCATTAAGTTCGGCACCAACATCGACCTGTCTGATGCCAAGCG GTGGAAACCCCAGCTACAGGAGCTGCTGAAGCTGCCCGCCTTCATGCGGGTCACCTCCACGGGCAACATGCTGAGCCACGTGGGCCACACCATCCTGGGCATGAACACCGTGCAGCTGTACATGAAGGTTCCCGGCAGCCGAACGCCAG GCCACCAGGAGAACAACAACTTCTGCTCCGTCAACATCAACATCGGCCCTGGCGACTGCGAGTGGTTTGCGGTGCACGAGCACTACTGGGAGACTATCAGCGCCTTCTGCGACCG GCACGGCGTGGACTACCTGACTGGTTCCTGGTGGCCAATCCTGGATGACCTCTATGCTTCCAATATCCCCGTGTACCGCTTCGTGCAGCGCCCCGGAGACCTGGTGTGGATTAACGCGGGCACCGTGCACTGGGTGCAGGCCACCGGCTGGTGCAACAACATTGCCTGGAACGTGGGGCCCCTCACCG CCTATCAGTACCAGCTGGCCCTGGAACGATACGAGTGGAACGAGGTGAAGAACGTCAAGTCCATCGTGCCCATGATTCACGTGTCCTGGAACGTGGCTCGCACGGTCAAAATCAGCGACCCGGACCTGTTCAAGATGATCAA GTTCTGCCTCCTGCAGTCCATGAAGCACTGCCAGGTGCAGCGCGAGAGCCTGGTGCGGGCCGGGAAGAAGATAGCCTACCAGGGCCGGGTCAAGGACGAGCCCGCCTACTACTGCAACGAGTGCGAC GTGGAGGTGTTCAACATCCTGTTCGTGACCAGCGAGAACGGCAGCCGCAACACGTACCTGGTGCACTGCGAGGCGTGCGCGCGGCGGCGCAGCGCGGGCCTGCAGGGCGTGGTGGTGCTGGAGCAGTACCGCACCGAGGAGCTGGCGCAGGCCTACGACGCCTTCACGCTG GCCCCCGCCAGCGCGTCGCGATGA
- the NAA38 gene encoding N-alpha-acetyltransferase 38, NatC auxiliary subunit: MAGAGPTMLLREENGCCSRRQSSSSAGDSDGEREDSPAARARQQLEALLNKTMRIRMTDGRTLVGCFLCTDRDCNVILGSAQEFLKPSDSFSAGEPRVLGLAMVPGHHIVSIEVQRESLAGPPYL, from the exons ATGGCCGGAGCCGGACCAACCATGCTGCTACGCGAGGAGAACGGTTGTTGCAGCCGGCGTCAAAGCAGCTCCAGCGCCGGG GACTCAGACGGGGAGCGCGAGGACTCGCCGGCTGCGCGGGCCCGGCAGCAGCTGGAGGCGCTGCTCAACAAGACTATGCGCATTCGCATGACAGATGGACGGACCCTGGTCGGCTGCTTCTTGTGCACCGACCGCGACTGCAATGTCATCCTGGGCTCGGCGCAGGAGTTCCTCAAACCGTCGG ATTCCTTCTCTGCGGGAGAACCCCGTGTGCTGGGCCTGGCCATGGTACCCGGCCACCACATCGTTTCTAttgaggtgcaaagagagagccTGGCAGGGCCTCCCTATCTCTGA